The genomic segment CTCAAGCCGTGACGCTTGGCGACTCCATCGATGCCATCCCAGATTGCCCGGTGCGAGAGCATGGTCGTCGGCCTTGACTTAGGAGAATTATCCCAATTGGGAAGATAGTCCCATTTCTAGACCCTGCCTCCCCCCCTGTAAAGTGTGCCCTCTCTCGCTCCACAGCCTTGCGGTGGCACCCCGCTTTGACTAGCTTTCGCGCGCCATGACCGACCCCGCGCTGATCTACAAAATCTCGACCCGTTCCGCCTACGAGGCCGCCACCCCCACCGGCCGCTTCGAGGGCATGCCCATCGACTTCCAGGATGGCTACATCCACTTCTCGACCGCCGGACAACTGGCCGAGACCCTCGCCAGGCATTTCGCCGGTCAGGACGATCTCGTCCTCATCGCGGTGCGCACCGCCGA from the Youhaiella tibetensis genome contains:
- a CDS encoding DUF952 domain-containing protein, with the translated sequence MTDPALIYKISTRSAYEAATPTGRFEGMPIDFQDGYIHFSTAGQLAETLARHFAGQDDLVLIAVRTADVAADLRWEVSRGGALFPHLYAPMPLGAVEWTAPIAVAADGSCALPEGVQ